Below is a genomic region from Medicago truncatula cultivar Jemalong A17 chromosome 3, MtrunA17r5.0-ANR, whole genome shotgun sequence.
gtggattggagagctgctctctcccccagattaggccatattggctgaactgggtcaacaatcttcttggtgtgtttgttcttcCTTTTCTAGCTTATCTTGTTTGCTTTGTATTCtcttgtggtgttgctctacactagTCTAGGGCTGTTTTGATTGTTGTttgcttggagacactttacaCATAGATTACCACTATCTTttactccacacatctttgttttcaTTGGTGTAAGTTTTaaccggattcacaacaattCACGTTAATGCTGTATGTTAATGTTGTATTTGTTGGAAGACTATTTTCTAAACTGGTTAATTAAAATCTTATTTGCAATATCCACTATATCACGAGATAGACCCCGGTTTTCTAAAACCTTCTTGTGATGATCTACTCCACAGGGGGAAAAGGTTTgttaattcattcaaaatatgGGCTTTCCTAGCTCATATAGTGGAATGATCCCTTCCCACAACGATCCCTCGAGGTGGAAGAATGATGAAACCTGCCAAGTAATATAATAGTCATGCCTTTCCCAATCCTCGTGCTGAAAATAGGGTCACCACTCCTAATTCAGAGGAAGGTATGCGATGTCAGTAGTTACGCCTATATCAGGAGAtagattaaatattttgttttactttctactaaaattaattttttaaacaaccataaataagaattaattattattaacatgtttttttaaaagtaaaggTTAAGAAGACAAAACATAAAAGTACCATTTTCATGGCAtacatattcatatatatttccataccaacaaaattatacaaattatacaaatttaattctcaaatcttttcatttttcagcACTACTTAAATGAAGGATAAGTTGTTGGAATCAAACATAGGTCATCTTTTCTTATAACAGAAGCTCCAAATAGCTCAGTCATGTccaaatcttcatttttcattccACCAGGAAGTTTCCAATCAAAGTGACACAATAACAAAGCAAGAGCCAATTCAACATTTGCCATACCATAGTTTAAACCTGGGCAAATTCTCCTTCCAGCACCAAATGGAATGTACTCAAAATTAGTTCCTTTATAATCAATAAAACTATCAATAAACCTTTCAGGATAAAACTTATCTGGATCGGTCCAATATTTTGGATCCCTTCCAATTGCCCAAGCATTGATTATCACCTTACTTTTGATTGGTATATGATAACCATCAACCTCACAATTTTGTCCACATTCCCTTGGAATTAAAAGAGGAGCAGGAGGGTGCAATCTTAATACCTCTTTGGTGATTGCTTTCAAGTAATTTAACTCATTAATGCATGTTTCATCAATTTTTCCAGTTTTTTCGAATGTCACTCTAACttcattttgtgcttttttcaATACTCTTGGATCCTTCATCATTTCAGCCATGGTCCAGTTAATTGTATGTGCTGCTGTGTCACTTCCAGCAATGAAAACATCCTGAAAAGTATATATAAagcatataaaattaaattggtgcaaactattttagaaaatatactTGGGTGGTAAAATGAATCAGAGCCATCATCGAAAACCTATTTTGGTTGTATGGGTTGGTTTGATGACATTGATTTGTTTTACCACCCGAAatttagaattaattttgatctttatttttgcaaataatttttcaaataatctCTATCCAAATATATCCAAACCTTATCAAACAAATGTCTACTCAATTTCATGCTATAGACTACAAAGCTTTGTTTAGATAAACAACATAGTTAAATTTTATAGCATAAACGCCTATCATGTAAgtgtttatataaaatttaatttctgttacaaataataaattcaagtcaaatatttttcatataagaTATATGCTATTTCCCATTATCTAATCTGGAGAGCTTATCGAAATAAGCTATAACAGATATGTTAGaatttatttctataagctCTTCCAAATAGTCTCACTTGTGCATATGtttgtaaataaatttaaattatatgttaatccaaacagacccGAAATTAAATAAACCGTTTATGAAGtgattttgaaagagagatATAATCCTTACCAAGATTATAGCCTTGATGTTTCTCTCCGTTAAGCAAAAATCTGGATCATTGCTTCTATCTACCTCAAATTTCAAAAGGACATCAATCAAATCTTCCTCTCCTTCAACTAAACCTTGTTTGGTTGTAGATTTTGTTTCTTTATGGTCATTGATGATCTTCTCAAGTATTCTGTCAACTTTTTGATGTAACATTTCAAGCCTAGACCTCCTCCCAGTGATGTTTTGAAGGAACTTTGCTGAAGGAAACAAGTCACCAATATAGAAACCTCCATTTATTCGCAACATTTCTCTTACCAATGATATGAACTCATCTTGCTCCATATATTTTTTGCCAAATGCAGCCCTTGAAGTAAATGTATACATCATTGATATAACTTCTTGAGAAAGATTGATGACTCTTccttcatcagaagcaatcctTTGAATGAGATTATTCATCTCTTGTTCTCTGATTGGCCAAAGAGATTGAACACGCTTTATACTTAAAAGTTCTACACTACAAATCTTTCTAAGTTGTCTCCAGTAATCACCATAAGGTGAAAAAGCTATATCTGTTGAATCATAAAACATTATCTCTGACGTTAGTGTTAAAGGCCTTGATGCAAATATAACATCATGAGTTTTCATTATTTCCTTAGCATATTCTGCTGAGGAAACAATAGTAAAGAAAACTTCACCAAGTTGAAGATGCATTAAAGTGCCATACTTTTTTGACAATTCTCTTAATTTTCTATGTGGTGGAGAGCCAATAAGATTATGAATGTTTCCTATGATTGGAAGCTTCCGTGGCCCTGGCGGTATATTTGGAATTGATTCAATTTTCTTGATCTTTTTCTTTAGTTTTAGTGTCACAATGATGGAGAGGAGGAAAATGGAAAAAAGGGTGAAAGGGAAAATTGTTTGAAGATCCATGTAggttaaaaaagaaacaagagaACAAGGTGGaataacttttgtttttctaatttagTGAATAGCATAAACTATATGTACACAAGTGACTCCTCGgttgtatatattttatattgtgTAGTGATATTTTTTGTACTTTAACTTATGAGCatatatactttatttttatacatatatacttttttttatgaagcCGGCAGTTATGTTATATGTCAACTTATGAGCTCTGTCCTTGTATGTAATTTTCTATATTAGGGTCTATGTAAGCATGACATACAAAAAAAGAGTATTAAATCCAAACTTATATATTTTGACTTGTGATAAAGTTAGAATCCAAATGAATAtccaaaaattattattaaaaaagtcttcCATTACTTATATATGATCACTtgcaaagaatttgaattttacaaaatttaccTACCATTTCCAATTATTCAACTATGTTCGTGCAATTGAAAATTAAGTCATTTCTTCTAACTAACAATTAAATAACAGCATGTGACAGGTTCACTAGAGGttatttttattactataaATTCCAAGATCATTTGACGGTTTTTACACTTCGAGATATGGTTGAATATCGTCAATTTTCTTTATCAATACTCTCTTTATTAACACACATCAAAGAAACTTCTAGAactagaaatttttttgatttattaagGAACTGGATGAACTACATTGTTTGTGTTTATATTCATATCAGCTCATCATATCTACTCTAACTAACAATAAGAGCGCAAAATGAAACTCAAAAGCCAATTGAATTGTAAAATATAAGCTAACTTCTAGTGCAAGCTAGCTATGTTAAGTCCCTGCTTCACTTAATTCCAATACCGCCTCACGAGCTGAAGGTTGGTAGATGATTAACATCCCAAGCCATGAGAATACAATCATGAAATGATCGAGGCCCAGTAGCTTTAGTGAACACATAGCAATTTGATTTTGAGAAGAAATAGACAACAAATCCGGCTTGGACTTTCTCACGAACAAGACAAACAAATAATGTCTAGATGCTTGGTTCGCTCGTGAAACAAAGGTTGGCAGAGATGAGTAATGCACTTTGGTTATTGCAACAGAGAATTGGAAATCTAGAAGGATTTTGTTTTAAATCGTGAagcaagaaataaataaatttcaattccCTAGTTGTTGAGGCTAAGGCCGTATATTTTGCTTCTACAGATGAACATGAAATTGTTTgctgcttctttttttttttttttttttgaacaaacttGTTTGCTGGTTCTTTGATTTCCATGTTACTACTAAACTTCTAATGATAAAACAATAATCAGAAATCGATCTTCTAGTATCAACACACCCTCCCCAATATGCATCACTGAAGTGAAATATTTGTAAATTAATTAGACGATTTGGGAAAGAACAAATTATGGCTTCGTGGCCTCTTAAGAAACCATAGTACTCTTGGAGTTACAAGATGGTGATTTTTGTTGGTTCTGCCATGAATTGGCTCACCTGTTGAGCAGTAAAAGTTATAGCAAGGGCAGACCCCCgcttctttcatttttctaatgTTTTGGTACCCCATACCTATCTTAAAATTAGCTTTTTGGTTCCattatttcaattctttcaaactTTTTATCCCCACCACTACTACAAGAAAACTTGACTTTTAGTGTCAGTAAATTTCTATAGATAAAAGTCCTTTTGTTGTAGGATTAGCCGCAGCTACCTAAACCCATTGATGTTTGGCCGATGCTATACTCTACAAAGACGACAtctatttttttggaataaaagaGTGTCGGAGCTAGAACAGTGACAAATTTTAATCGCTGGACAAAACTATCTATTTGATTTACCTACGGATTTGAGCTGTAGGTATAGATATTAAAAGTTCTTAGGGATATACCTACGGTAAGAATGTTTACCTACGGAAATTTACTGTCTCTAAAGTAAAGCCTCTTGTAGTTGGGGTGGGGAATTAAAAGTCATTAAAGATTAAAATAGGGGACCAACAAGCggaattttaaaatagaggtATCAAAAGTGAATTTAAGccaataaattttttgaagaatcataaaaaataacaaattattattaacaTGTTTGCGTACATGTACATATATCGACATTAACATGAAATTTAGGCTACCACTCCCACAAACAAGTTATACAAATTTAATTCTGAAACCTTTCCAGGCATTGcaaacttttcttttttcataactACTTCAATGGAGGATAACTGACTGGAATACAATATAGGTCATCTTTTCTTATAACAGAAGCTCCAAATAGCTCAGTCATGTCCAAATCCTCATTTTTCATTCCATTTGGAAGTTTCCAATCAAAGTGACACAATAACAAAGCAAGGGCCAATTCAACATTTGCCATACCATAGTTGATGCCTGGACAAATTCTTCTTCCAGCACCAAATGGAATGTACTCAAAATTAGTTCCTTTGAAATCAATAGAACTATTGATAAATCTTTCAGGATAAAACTTATCTGGATCGGTCCAATATTTGGAATCCATTCCAATAGCCCAAGCATTGATTATCACCTTACTTTTGATTGGAATGTGATAACCATCAACTTCACAATTTTGTCCACATTCCCTTGGAATTAAAAGAGGAACAGCAGGGTGTAATCTTAATATCTCTTTTATGATTGCTTTCAAGTATTTTAACTCATCAATGCATGTTTCatcaatttttcctctttttttgaATATCTCTCTAACTTCAACTTGTGCTTTCCTCAAAACTCTTGGATTCTTTAACATTTCAGCCATTGTCCAGTTAATCGTAGTTGCAGATGTGTCACTTCCACCAATGAAAATATCCTGAAAAGTATATTAAAAccacataaaattaaattggtgCAAACTTCAAATACATCCAAACCACATCTAACAAAACGTCTACTCAATTTCATGCTATAGACTACAAagctttgtttggataaacaacgtaattaaagtttttataataaacacttatcatataagtgttcACGTAAAAGTTATATTGTGTAACTAAAGATAAAgtaaagtcaaattattttcacataaaataatttgttataagttataagctattttcataagctaacCTAGAGACCAAGCTAATCGAAATAAGCTATAAAAAGATGTtataagttaattaattaaaaccGTTTATGAAATATTCACACATGGAAACCTAATTATTCACAAGCATACAATTATGAAAAAGAGTTATAATGCTTACAAAGACTATAGCCTTGATGTTTCTCTTAGTTAAGCAAAAATCAAGATCATTGCTGCTACCTTCCTCAAATTTCAAGAGAACATCAATCAAATCTTCCTCTCCTTCAACTAAACTTCCTTTAGCTCCTAAGTTAGTTTCTTTATGGTCATTGATGATCTTCTCAAGTATTCTGTCAGCATTTTTATGCAACTTCTCAAGCCTATGCCTCCTCCCTGTAAGGTTTTGAAGCCAATTCACCGAAGGAAACAAGTCACCAATATAGAATCCTCCAGATATTTCCATAACTTCTCTTACCAATGATATGAACTCATCTTGCTCCATGTATTTTTTGCCAAATGCCGCCCTTGAAGTGATTGAATATATCAATGACACAACTTGTCGAGAAAGATTGACGACGCTTCCTTCTTCCGAAGCAATCCTTTTAACGAGATTATTCATCTCTTGCTCCCTGATTGGCGAAAGAGATTGAACACGTTTTAGACTTAAAAGTTCAACGGTACAAATCTTTCTAAGTTGTCTCCAATAATCACCAAAAGGTGCAAAAGCTATATCTGTCGAATCATAAAAGATTATCTCTGAGGTTAGAGTTAAAGGCCTTGATGCAAATATTACATCATGAGTTTTCATTATTTCCTTTGCATATTCTGCTGATGAAACAATAGTAAAGAAAACTTCACCAAGTTGAAGATGCATTAAAGGGccatatttttttgacaattctCTTAATTTTCTATGTGGTTGAGAGCCAATAAGATTATGTATGTTTCCTATGATTGGTAGCTTACATGGCCCTGGTGGTATATTTGGAACTGAGTcaattttcttgaattttttcgTTACTTTTAGTGTCACAATGGAGAGgaggaaaatgaaaaaaatggttaaagGGTAAATTGTTTGAAGATCCATGtagatgaaaaagaaacaagggAATAGGGTGgaataattgatattttattttcttgtttagtGAAGAACATCAATTCTAtgtacaaatatatatagaCAAATTTCTCTCAGAAAATATATGGACACGTTGTGGAGTATTGAAACAAGTGATTCCTAGGTGAGAAATACTTTGGTCACAACcccaaataaatattattttaacgCGAATACACAAAAATACACATCATTTAAGTCTTTCTTtctctaccttttttttttttcttaattgcacttttggatccctatctttccaaaagttgcggttatggacccctaactaatttaaatacaaaacagccccctatgttttgattcttttgcagttttgaacccccagtccattgttgactcggtcaacgctgacgtggcaccctaagtgaggtgtcacgtgtcaaattttttatttttttttgccttagaggtccaaaactgccaaagaatcaaaacacagggggctgttttgtatttaaattagttaggggtccataaccgcaacttttagaaagataggggtccaaaagtgcaattaagccttttttttttttttttatgtgtatttATATGTTGTGACTAAATCTTGCTTCTATACAAAACTTACTCTTCCTCGGTTGCAGTTATGTGGGAACAACATTTAAAAAGTGTCATGATgttaataaacaaaattaaaaagtacgttaaataatattatattgttgcagttatatgtttttcttttaggAAGCCGGCAGTTATATTATAGGTCAACTTTATTTTGAGGGGATATTATATGTCAACTTATAAGTTCTGACTTATATGGCAATTATAAAGTTAGATTCCTTATGGATATCCCAAAATGAGTCATGAAAAGAATATTCCATTACtcatgttctttaaaaaaatcccTTTACTCATGTATGCTCAATTGCAAAGAATTTGAATAATATATACCTACCATTTTCAAGTATTCAACTATGATCGTACAattccttaaaagaaaaaaaaaaactatgatcgTGCAATTGAAAATGGAATTATTTCCTATTACCAATAATTAGATAATAGCCTCTAACACATGaattagaaattatttttattactatttttttccGCTCTTCAATCCAAACATCTTTTCCCATATTCATGCCATCAAAATAGTAGTAGAAACCAACAAACGAGCTTAATCCATTCTATCTTTATTGAGCGTTACTTCGTACCACGTAATGATGCCAGTTCCACATAGAAAACATTGTTCCATGTATGTATagaaatatcataaaatatctCCCAAGAACCTCTCTCATAAGTAATAGTCGAATCCTTCGACCAAGGCAGACAGTCatacaaaaaattatcaaaaaattcaGCCGCTTCAATTCAACACTGACACACGTCCTCATGACCAATATGATACAAAAACACATTATCCCCTCCGAAAGAAATTATATTAAAGTTCGGAAAACTAGCATCCAGAAAAGATTGCTGTAAACATTAAAACACAAAGACCATTTTTAGTCTTAGTTATCAACCCTCTAAAATCCCAAACAATACCCGCGTGTAATCGCAAATACTTGCAACCCACCTTGTCATTTCGTTGCGACTTTTCCGTAAAAGTGTCCTCCCCCTTGTCCTTTCCCATAACCAATAGATCattcacccccccccccccccccccccccaatgcCACCCACCCTCTTCACTTTCCCACCAATCTCcatgttataccctgtttttggacctaaaaatactgggcccaatttcatttcaaactttgtcaattatcaaatttcaactgcacagttcaaattgtctctgcctcgcagtattttcaatcacaattttacctatgtttttcttgcataaaacctttcgaaatgtctttacttgtcttgtaagtcactcaaaagtgtctctgaatcattacatcgctttttctacagtttatttcaaaatttgcaaaaagtcatacagaagggtattttggtcatttcctgcagtgggacccattttcatccttgtgactgtctctgagtcttttcaggttgtttttatttcatcagtaaaccttgttaaattcatttcaaacttgcgtctgagtcagtgtcgagtcaatttgattctgtttaggtcattttagccctaggggcattttggtcatttcacataaaattttggcatggggaggttactttgaagtacctcatttgggtcattggttcgttttagtccgttttgtcaattttatttttgtttcgctttacgtttgatcaaattgcgttttttattcaattttattttttactgcattttggtccctcaattgaggccccaaaattgcatttcagtccagtttcttttccaattttcatttcagtcctttttggttaattacagtttagtccttaagttttttgtttttgcagaaaagtccaaatttcattttttgtccaaGCCGTGCCATTTCTTCTccaggtccaggtgtcactaTCCCATTGGTTCCAatgtacacatgtcagctataaaagcagtGAGTCAGAGtcaaagccattaatcacacgccacttcaccaa
It encodes:
- the LOC120579395 gene encoding cytochrome P450 71D11, producing the protein MDLQTIFPFTLFSIFLLSIIVTLKLKKKIKKIESIPNIPPGPRKLPIIGNIHNLIGSPPHRKLRELSKKYGTLMHLQLGEVFFTIVSSAEYAKEIMKTHDVIFASRPLTLTSEIMFYDSTDIAFSPYGDYWRQLRKICSVELLSIKRVQSLWPIREQEMNNLIQRIASDEGRVINLSQEVISMMYTFTSRAAFGKKYMEQDEFISLVREMLRINGGFYIGDLFPSAKFLQNITGRRSRLEMLHQKVDRILEKIINDHKETKSTTKQGLVEGEEDLIDVLLKFEVDRSNDPDFCLTERNIKAIILDVFIAGSDTAAHTINWTMAEMMKDPRVLKKAQNEVRVTFEKTGKIDETCINELNYLKAITKEVLRLHPPAPLLIPRECGQNCEVDGYHIPIKSKVIINAWAIGRDPKYWTDPDKFYPERFIDSFIDYKGTNFEYIPFGAGRRICPGLNYGMANVELALALLLCHFDWKLPGGMKNEDLDMTELFGASVIRKDDLCLIPTTYPSFK
- the LOC120579420 gene encoding cytochrome P450 71D11 yields the protein MDLQTIYPLTIFFIFLLSIVTLKVTKKFKKIDSVPNIPPGPCKLPIIGNIHNLIGSQPHRKLRELSKKYGPLMHLQLGEVFFTIVSSAEYAKEIMKTHDVIFASRPLTLTSEIIFYDSTDIAFAPFGDYWRQLRKICTVELLSLKRVQSLSPIREQEMNNLVKRIASEEGSVVNLSRQVVSLIYSITSRAAFGKKYMEQDEFISLVREVMEISGGFYIGDLFPSVNWLQNLTGRRHRLEKLHKNADRILEKIINDHKETNLGAKGSLVEGEEDLIDVLLKFEEGSSNDLDFCLTKRNIKAIVFDIFIGGSDTSATTINWTMAEMLKNPRVLRKAQVEVREIFKKRGKIDETCIDELKYLKAIIKEILRLHPAVPLLIPRECGQNCEVDGYHIPIKSKVIINAWAIGMDSKYWTDPDKFYPERFINSSIDFKGTNFEYIPFGAGRRICPGINYGMANVELALALLLCHFDWKLPNGMKNEDLDMTELFGASVIRKDDLYCIPVSYPPLK